The proteins below come from a single Cylindrospermopsis raciborskii Cr2010 genomic window:
- a CDS encoding tetratricopeptide repeat protein — MTKKKNTILSLLTILLVSLLLTLSNCLPVVAETSHITAQELELGDELATQAFAATDKGDFATAEKYWTEIIERFPTNAGAWSNRGNSRVSQNKLEAALTDYNQAIKLAPNVTDPYLNRGTALEGLGKWQEAIADYNHVLELDPQDAMAYNNRGNAKTGLGKWQEAIADYQKATQIAPNFAFARANYALAMYEIGKKEQAEREMRNIVRKYPRFADMRAALTATYWVGGKKGEAESNWVAAYGLDTRYKDINWVRNIRRWPPSLVAALDRFLKLD, encoded by the coding sequence ATGACTAAGAAAAAGAATACTATTTTGAGTCTGTTAACAATTTTGTTGGTAAGCTTATTACTAACTCTAAGTAATTGCTTACCAGTAGTAGCAGAAACAAGTCACATTACAGCACAAGAGTTAGAGTTGGGAGATGAGTTAGCAACCCAAGCATTTGCTGCAACTGACAAGGGTGATTTTGCCACCGCTGAAAAATATTGGACTGAAATTATTGAGAGATTCCCCACCAATGCGGGTGCATGGAGTAATCGGGGTAATTCCCGGGTTAGTCAAAATAAATTAGAAGCAGCATTAACTGATTATAATCAGGCCATTAAATTAGCTCCCAATGTGACAGATCCTTACCTAAATAGAGGTACAGCTTTAGAAGGATTGGGCAAATGGCAAGAGGCGATCGCTGATTATAATCATGTTTTAGAATTAGACCCCCAAGATGCTATGGCATATAATAATCGCGGTAATGCTAAAACAGGACTAGGAAAATGGCAAGAGGCGATCGCCGATTATCAAAAAGCCACACAAATAGCACCTAACTTTGCCTTTGCTCGTGCAAACTATGCTTTAGCCATGTATGAAATTGGGAAAAAAGAGCAAGCGGAAAGAGAAATGAGAAATATAGTTCGTAAATATCCCCGATTTGCTGATATGCGTGCCGCTTTAACCGCCACCTATTGGGTAGGGGGTAAAAAAGGGGAAGCAGAAAGCAACTGGGTAGCAGCTTACGGATTAGACACCAGATATAAGGATATTAACTGGGTGAGAAATATCCGCAGATGGCCACCAAGTTTAGTAGCAGCGTTGGACAGGTTTTTAAAACTGGATTAG
- the ruvB gene encoding Holliday junction branch migration DNA helicase RuvB — MAIISSKKEPSESGGKPKKHRGVAKPRVEKVSSEEKILQQEATVGEDDKQEDSIRPRRFADYIGQQDLKDVLDIAIKAAKSRGDVMDHLLLYGPAGLGKTTMAMILASEMGVNYKITSAPALERPRDIVGLLVNLKPGDVLFIDEIHRLSRMTEEILYPAMEDYRLDVTIGKGSGAKVRTIPLSKFTLVGATTRVGALTSPLRDRFGLVQKLRFYQVEELSQIVLRSAEVLQTIVNLEGATEIAKRSRGTPRIANRLLKRVRDYAIVKSRPQIDQPTAAEALTLFQVDPCGLDWTDRKMLTVIIENFHGGPVGLETLAAATGEDTQTIEEVYEPYLMQIGYLSRTPRGRVVTSAAYQHLGFQLNSEQLSLL, encoded by the coding sequence ATGGCCATAATCTCGTCAAAAAAGGAGCCCTCCGAATCTGGGGGAAAGCCGAAAAAGCACCGAGGAGTAGCGAAACCGAGGGTAGAAAAAGTTTCCTCCGAGGAAAAGATTCTGCAACAGGAAGCAACCGTGGGTGAAGATGATAAACAGGAGGATAGCATTCGTCCCCGACGTTTTGCAGATTACATTGGACAGCAGGATTTAAAAGATGTACTAGATATTGCCATTAAAGCGGCTAAATCTAGGGGTGATGTGATGGATCACTTGCTATTGTATGGTCCTGCGGGTTTAGGTAAGACCACTATGGCTATGATTTTGGCTTCAGAGATGGGGGTAAACTATAAAATTACTAGTGCGCCAGCTTTAGAGCGTCCCAGAGATATAGTGGGGTTATTGGTGAACCTGAAACCAGGGGATGTGTTATTTATTGACGAAATACATAGACTTTCTCGCATGACTGAAGAAATTTTGTACCCAGCCATGGAGGATTATCGTTTAGACGTGACCATTGGTAAAGGATCCGGAGCCAAAGTACGAACCATACCGCTATCAAAATTTACCTTGGTGGGAGCCACAACTCGCGTGGGAGCTTTAACTTCTCCCCTGCGAGATCGGTTTGGACTGGTGCAAAAACTGCGCTTTTATCAGGTAGAAGAACTGAGTCAAATTGTTTTGCGTAGTGCAGAGGTTTTACAAACTATAGTGAATTTAGAAGGGGCCACGGAAATTGCTAAACGCTCCCGGGGTACACCGAGAATAGCCAATAGATTACTCAAGCGAGTGCGTGATTATGCTATAGTTAAATCCCGTCCTCAAATTGATCAACCTACTGCTGCAGAAGCATTAACCCTATTTCAAGTAGATCCCTGTGGTTTGGACTGGACCGATAGAAAAATGCTCACTGTAATTATTGAAAATTTCCATGGTGGTCCTGTGGGTTTAGAAACCTTGGCCGCTGCTACGGGGGAAGATACACAGACTATAGAAGAGGTTTATGAACCATATTTAATGCAAATAGGGTATTTAAGTCGCACACCACGGGGGAGGGTGGTTACAAGTGCTGCATATCAACATCTTGGTTTCCAACTGAATAGTGAACAGTTATCATTGTTATAA
- a CDS encoding FAD-binding domain-containing protein: protein MLRDFANREELVTYIREQFPQAAQTGDYISGTSGGRKAAVEQLEKVNAVLYAKTRNYLTGAVTRLSPYIRHGVLSLREVREYILNTVENSEDGSKLINELGWRDYWQRLYMKLGKGIWENQEEYKTGYHRGDYSHTLPEDIQEGKTGLVCIDSFSQELRVTGYLHNHIRMWLASYIIHWRKIQWQAGAKWFLQHLLDGDPASNNMSWQWVASTFSHKPYFFNRENLERYTKGVYCSRCPLYGKCVFEGSYEDLQSTLFPHSPLT, encoded by the coding sequence ATGTTACGGGACTTCGCTAATCGAGAAGAGTTAGTAACTTATATACGGGAACAATTCCCTCAAGCTGCACAAACAGGTGATTATATCAGTGGAACTTCTGGGGGTAGAAAAGCAGCAGTGGAACAACTAGAAAAGGTAAATGCTGTATTGTACGCAAAAACACGCAATTACTTGACTGGAGCAGTAACTAGGTTATCACCCTATATTCGTCATGGTGTTTTGAGTTTGCGAGAAGTGAGGGAGTATATTCTTAACACAGTGGAAAATTCAGAAGATGGAAGCAAGTTAATTAATGAACTGGGATGGCGGGACTACTGGCAAAGATTATACATGAAGTTAGGCAAGGGTATTTGGGAAAATCAAGAAGAATACAAAACGGGTTATCACAGGGGAGATTACTCCCATACCCTCCCGGAAGATATTCAGGAAGGTAAAACTGGACTGGTCTGTATTGATAGTTTTAGTCAAGAATTACGAGTGACAGGTTATCTCCACAATCATATCAGAATGTGGTTGGCAAGTTATATTATTCACTGGAGAAAAATTCAATGGCAAGCGGGAGCTAAATGGTTTTTGCAGCATTTGTTAGATGGAGACCCAGCAAGTAATAATATGTCTTGGCAATGGGTGGCTAGTACTTTCAGTCACAAGCCCTATTTCTTTAATCGAGAAAATCTAGAACGCTATACAAAAGGAGTATATTGTTCTCGATGTCCATTATATGGTAAGTGCGTATTTGAAGGCAGTTATGAGGATTTGCAATCAACCCTTTTTCCCCATTCCCCCCTAACTTAA
- the hisF gene encoding imidazole glycerol phosphate synthase subunit HisF, producing the protein MLSKRILPCLDVKAGRVVKGVNFVDLKDAGDPVELARVYDEAGADELVFLDITATHEDRDTIIDVVYRTADQVFIPLTVGGGVQTLENVKDLLRAGADKVSINSAAVRNPHLINEASDRFGNQCIVVAIDARRRVEPDSTGWDVYVRGGRENTGIDALSWAQEVEKRGAGELLVTSMDADGTQAGYDLELTRAIAQAVEIPVIASGGAGNCQHIHQALTLGQAEAALLASILHYGHLSIAQIKNYLQEQSVPIRLPC; encoded by the coding sequence ATGCTATCTAAAAGAATTTTACCTTGTTTAGATGTCAAGGCTGGACGAGTTGTGAAAGGTGTCAATTTTGTTGACTTGAAGGATGCTGGAGATCCAGTAGAGCTAGCTAGGGTTTACGATGAAGCTGGTGCTGATGAGTTAGTATTTTTAGATATTACAGCTACTCACGAAGACCGTGATACTATTATTGATGTAGTTTACCGAACTGCTGACCAGGTTTTTATTCCCTTGACTGTGGGAGGGGGTGTTCAAACATTAGAAAATGTTAAAGATTTGTTACGAGCGGGAGCTGATAAAGTTAGTATTAATTCAGCAGCTGTCCGCAATCCGCACTTGATTAACGAGGCGAGCGATCGCTTTGGAAATCAGTGTATTGTGGTAGCCATTGATGCGCGAAGGAGAGTTGAACCTGACTCTACGGGTTGGGATGTGTACGTGCGAGGTGGTAGGGAAAATACAGGCATAGATGCTTTATCCTGGGCACAGGAAGTTGAAAAAAGGGGGGCTGGTGAACTGTTAGTAACTAGTATGGATGCGGATGGTACTCAAGCTGGCTATGACCTGGAATTAACCAGAGCGATCGCCCAAGCTGTGGAAATTCCAGTCATTGCTTCTGGTGGAGCTGGCAATTGTCAGCATATTCACCAAGCTCTAACTCTAGGACAAGCCGAAGCCGCCTTATTAGCATCCATACTGCATTATGGACATTTAAGCATTGCGCAAATTAAAAATTATTTGCAAGAACAATCTGTTCCCATCCGCTTACCGTGTTAA